One window of Thermocoleostomius sinensis A174 genomic DNA carries:
- a CDS encoding pentapeptide repeat-containing protein: MALNQKFFNLPFHKQLKGMAIGLLVAGVALGCSPTPTQTVEPEADTSAPTAPQPNTAVQPTAPNSDVAQSPATTDRQALIDQLLSTRQCQGCDLRGARLEAADLSGVDLSNAILIDADLERANLSNANLSGADLTSADLENANLTGANLNGVNFTNADLEDANLTNADVTGANFTGADLDGVIGLNR, translated from the coding sequence ATGGCACTGAACCAAAAATTCTTTAATCTCCCTTTTCATAAGCAGTTGAAGGGAATGGCAATTGGGCTGCTAGTTGCGGGTGTTGCGCTTGGCTGTTCCCCAACTCCGACGCAAACCGTTGAACCTGAGGCTGATACATCTGCGCCAACTGCACCTCAACCAAATACTGCCGTACAGCCAACTGCACCAAATTCCGATGTTGCTCAATCGCCTGCCACAACCGATCGGCAAGCCTTAATTGATCAGTTACTATCTACTCGCCAGTGCCAGGGATGCGACCTGCGAGGAGCGAGATTAGAAGCGGCAGACTTAAGTGGAGTAGACTTGAGCAACGCCATTTTGATCGATGCTGATTTAGAAAGGGCAAACCTCAGCAACGCCAACCTGAGCGGAGCCGATCTAACCTCAGCTGACCTAGAGAATGCTAATTTGACAGGAGCCAATCTCAATGGGGTCAATTTCACCAACGCCGATTTAGAGGATGCTAATCTGACTAATGCAGATGTGACAGGAGCAAACTTCACTGGAGCCGACCTGGACGGTGTGATTGGGCTTAATCGCTAA
- a CDS encoding alkaline phosphatase family protein: MSSASPKLIIIGLDCMEPSLVFDRWRSDLPNLSRLMTHGSYGHLESSIPAITVPAWSCMMSGRDPGELGIYGFRNRSNRSYSSMSISDGRAVKVPRLWDILGEQGWKVVTLSVPGTSPPYAVNGLLVSCFLTRGQDAPFTHPPELANQIKEWMPEFMLDVPDFRSNDKAQILSNIYKLCDQRFTLAEKLIEQEAPDFLMLVDMGVDRIHHSFWKSMDASHPQHEPNSPYANAIHDYYCYVDQRVGELLNRCSPDTAVLVVSDHGARPLLGGVCLNEWLIQQGYLVLKSMPTEPTSLDELEVDWSQTRAWGAGGYYGRIFLNVKGREPQGIIPLADYETERSRLAEQLATIPDPEGQILGTKAFKPQQIYQKVRGIAPDLLVYFADLAWRSIGTVGHSALHTTDNDTGPDDANHAQYGLMIFYDPNQPKQGQAIENAQLYDILPSLLARYGIAAPAGLRGKVLNW, from the coding sequence ATGTCATCTGCCTCTCCAAAACTTATCATCATTGGATTAGACTGCATGGAACCGTCGCTGGTTTTCGATCGCTGGCGATCGGACTTGCCGAATCTGTCCCGATTGATGACACACGGCAGCTATGGTCATCTAGAGAGCAGTATTCCAGCCATTACCGTTCCAGCTTGGAGTTGCATGATGAGTGGACGCGATCCTGGTGAATTGGGTATTTACGGCTTCCGGAACCGCAGCAATCGCAGCTATAGCAGTATGTCGATTTCGGACGGACGCGCTGTAAAAGTTCCGCGCTTATGGGACATTCTGGGTGAACAGGGTTGGAAGGTTGTTACCCTCAGTGTTCCAGGTACATCCCCTCCATATGCAGTGAATGGTTTACTGGTCTCCTGTTTTCTTACGCGCGGGCAAGATGCGCCCTTTACTCATCCCCCTGAATTGGCTAATCAAATCAAGGAATGGATGCCAGAGTTTATGTTGGATGTGCCTGATTTTCGATCGAACGACAAGGCTCAGATTCTCAGCAACATCTATAAATTGTGTGACCAGCGATTTACGCTGGCTGAAAAGCTGATTGAGCAAGAAGCTCCCGACTTTCTGATGCTGGTTGATATGGGTGTCGATCGCATTCATCATTCGTTCTGGAAATCGATGGACGCTAGCCATCCACAACACGAACCAAATTCGCCCTACGCTAACGCCATTCATGACTATTACTGCTATGTGGATCAGCGGGTGGGTGAACTACTAAACCGATGCAGCCCTGATACGGCTGTGTTAGTGGTTTCCGATCACGGAGCACGACCGTTGCTGGGCGGAGTCTGTTTGAACGAATGGCTGATTCAACAAGGCTATCTGGTGCTAAAATCGATGCCGACTGAACCAACTTCGCTGGATGAGCTTGAGGTGGACTGGAGCCAAACTCGCGCTTGGGGGGCGGGTGGCTATTATGGGCGCATTTTTCTCAATGTTAAAGGCCGAGAACCGCAGGGCATTATTCCCTTAGCAGACTACGAAACAGAACGATCGCGCTTAGCAGAGCAACTAGCAACGATTCCCGATCCAGAAGGACAGATCCTTGGGACAAAAGCGTTTAAGCCGCAGCAAATCTATCAGAAAGTGCGCGGTATTGCTCCCGATCTGTTGGTATATTTCGCAGATTTAGCCTGGCGTTCGATCGGGACAGTTGGGCATTCAGCTTTGCATACCACCGATAACGATACAGGTCCGGATGATGCCAACCATGCTCAGTATGGTCTCATGATTTTCTATGATCCTAATCAGCCTAAACAAGGACAAGCGATCGAGAATGCACAACTCTATGATATTTTGCCGTCCCTACTGGCTCGATACGGTATCGCTGCTCCTGCCGGATTGCGTGGTAAAGTTCTCAACTGGTAA
- a CDS encoding type I polyketide synthase, translating into MPLEPIAITGIGCRYPGAESPHAFWQLLRDGIDAIEEVPPSRWEVDRFYDSDRSQPNKTNTRWGGFLPQIDRFDPQFFGIAPREAYSMDPQQRLLLEVAWEALEDAGQIPEQLRGSQTGVFIGIGTHDYSIMLWQDPVNDPYATTGTGNCIAANRISYVFDFKGPSLAIDTACSSSLVAVHLACQSLWCGESTLALAGGVNVLLLPTVTIGFSKGGFMSSAGRCKSFDASADGYVRSEGAGVVVLKPVSQALRDGDPIYAVIRGSAVNQDGFSNGMAAPNPIAQVAVLREAYRKAGVSPGQVQYVEAHGTGTKLGDPIELKALGAVLSDGRAPNCPCAIGSVKTNIGHTETAAGVAGLIKVALSLKQGQIPPSLHFNTPNPQVDFATLPLRVQTKLAPWTPQSKPALAGVNSFGFGGTNAHVVVEAAPVRQRKREQGTGNRHRGWHLLTLSAKNEAALREMAQRYVQFLQAHPETTIDDLCFTANTKRSRFQHRLAVVTESVEQLQQQLSAFATGVEAASVFHHVTTDGAPRLVFLFTGQGSQYVDMGRQLYETEPVFRQALDRCDAILQSELDRSLLSVLYPDLNLVNKKPKKKEKKQNSKKNHFITDSATTLNQTIYTQPALFAIEYALVELWRSWGIIPAAVMGHSVGEYVAACVAGVFSLKDGLKLIAARGRLMQALPQNGAMLSVLADETTVRSHLVNHSTVSIAALNGLHSTVISGHQEAITAIEHTLQTQGIKTTRLNVSHAFHSPLMEPILAEFAKVAAKVKYDVPKLPIVSNVTGQFITGDVATPDYWCQHIRQPVQFSRGMNTLHQQNYQVFLEIGASPTLLGLARGCLPQPEKIWLPSLRPGQSDEQTLLQSLGILYGNGAPIDWTQLTNNTNTTQQILPIPTYPFQRQRYWWDEAILPGMRNRSQSNNELTSFHPLLGERLLLAGSSELRFQVQVSAQHPTYLRDHCVLGQPVFPAAAYVEMALAAGQQVMKTEQLTIERLTIEQPLLLHSSTFTTIQILLAPEGTRYLFKIFSFDADLNQADTATCHATGTIATHEKPSKSAMHFAELRTSFSNSAVDRDSYYQQLRNQGLHYGEKFQGIIQLWHKAGQAFSQIQLPDTRTDTDCYYLHPTVLDACFQTIAAILPPLDRGTYLPTSIDRLQVYRPAGKSAWSHVTLEPATNGSYAGSLKANLQLFNELGAIVAEIEGLTLQFVAFASLHQLVSSNPLWPSVTTEQWFYQIEWQPRPLPDQQTNQNRDGFRTPQHWLIFADRQGVGTTLADQLQAQGDRCVLVFAKSSASASLPQRVAQSLTIDPIVIDPTKAIEFQQLFTNLSNLSATTADAYGVIHLWSLDSESCETSHEDGLLALQTAQELGCGSILHLIQAWGQTKSVRLSRLWLITQETQSVTAEPLMVTTPRQSIQQASIWGLGRVIQLEHPELNCVCVDIDASYNQHPGSSLVALILQEIYHNYSKKVISTNQIAYRNRVRYVAQLVPFDRNYPPGNALQIPDAPAFRLGTSNDGVLDNLALISTDRRSPQPGEIEIQISAAGVNFRDVLNALGMLKPHLEQVGVVNANEIPFGGECAGRVVAVGAGVTDFQIGDEIIAAPAIGSLGQFVTVDARFVARKPRALSPVAAATIPTTFLTAYYGLCRLAKLQRGDRVLIHAAAGGVGQAAVQLAKSVGAEIYATASPSKWEFLRSIGITHLFNSRDLEFADQILRLTQGRGVDVVLNSLNGDFIAQSLAILAPKGRFVEIGKIGIWSTEQVRQARSDVAYFPFDLLEVARQTPAMIADLLQALMPLFDQGSLHPLPHTVFPIESAPAAFRYMAQAKHIGKVVLTVPPPASAWIVQSESSYLITGGLGALGLQVAQWLVRQGATHLILASRRSPSASAMQTIQQLEQSGANIVIAQADISQREEVDRLLSSTVPIRGIIHAAGVLDDGVLQQLSWQRFQQVLAPKVTGTWNLHQASQNLPLDFFVCFSSIASLLGSPGQGSYAAANAFMDALMHHRRQIGLPGLSINWGPWAKSGMAAELTDRYQSRLSSQGLKQIDPQQGLQVLETLLRQRHTQVGVLPVDWAIFLEANPMASSTFLSALASTTRIASTASTTQPRSELLQQLERMGPSDRLLLLQDHLRMQLSKVLGFSSPDLIDPQENFADLGMDSLMAVEFNNRLQTSLNYTIPQTLTFDYPTVELLANHLLKTILEIPITIAGSNLSPSSSSTDIYKINRLNQDQSNQSKHIESKSDRSANSTQSALPLLLHSAQLSYIPEGYYQFDKSIEYQNLQKDLDRLKELGNPFFVVQQGTARDTTCVNDQTLINYSSYNYLGMSGDPIVIQAVKAAIDRYGTSVSASRVVSGERPIHRELEQEIASFLGTEDCIAYVGGHSTNVTTIGHLLGERDLILCDALSHNSIREGCALSGAAVMNFPHNDWQSLEQILSQHRHHYEKTLIAIEGLYSTDGDIAPLPEIVSLKHHYKSLLLVDEAHSIGVLGNRGRGVAEHFQMDSTQVDLWMGTLSKSFASCGGYIAASQAIVTYLKYTAPGFVFSVGMSPANAAAALASIRLLKQEPERVKQLHDRANLFLTLAKQHNLNTGASHNSPIIPVIVGEPHKAVQLSHRLQAQGIHVQPMVYPSVPYHAARLRFFVSCLHSEEQIHETIDRVADAIHWVERIGNTSEQHI; encoded by the coding sequence ATGCCCCTAGAACCGATCGCCATTACTGGAATTGGATGCCGTTATCCGGGCGCAGAGTCGCCTCATGCGTTCTGGCAACTGTTGCGAGATGGCATCGACGCGATTGAAGAAGTGCCTCCGTCGCGCTGGGAAGTCGATCGGTTTTATGATTCCGATCGATCGCAGCCCAACAAAACCAATACGCGCTGGGGCGGTTTCTTGCCGCAGATCGATCGATTTGATCCACAGTTTTTTGGCATTGCTCCCCGTGAAGCCTACAGTATGGACCCACAGCAGCGATTGTTGTTGGAAGTAGCGTGGGAAGCCTTGGAAGATGCAGGACAGATTCCTGAGCAGTTACGCGGCTCTCAGACAGGGGTGTTCATCGGTATTGGGACGCACGATTATTCAATTATGCTGTGGCAAGATCCGGTCAATGATCCCTATGCCACAACGGGAACGGGCAACTGTATTGCGGCCAATCGCATTTCCTATGTGTTCGATTTTAAAGGGCCGAGTTTAGCGATCGATACGGCTTGTTCGTCATCACTGGTAGCGGTGCATTTGGCCTGTCAAAGTTTGTGGTGTGGTGAATCAACGCTGGCTTTGGCAGGTGGTGTGAATGTGTTGCTGCTGCCTACCGTGACGATCGGTTTTAGCAAGGGCGGTTTTATGTCATCTGCGGGGCGCTGCAAAAGCTTTGATGCCAGTGCCGATGGCTATGTGCGCAGTGAAGGCGCAGGGGTTGTTGTTCTAAAACCCGTGTCGCAAGCTTTGCGGGATGGCGATCCAATTTATGCCGTTATTCGCGGCAGTGCGGTGAACCAAGACGGCTTCAGTAATGGCATGGCCGCTCCTAACCCAATCGCCCAAGTCGCCGTGTTGCGCGAAGCCTACCGCAAAGCTGGAGTGTCGCCCGGACAAGTGCAGTATGTGGAAGCCCACGGAACTGGAACTAAACTGGGTGATCCGATTGAACTTAAAGCGTTAGGAGCCGTGCTGTCTGACGGACGTGCACCCAATTGCCCGTGTGCGATCGGCTCGGTGAAAACAAACATTGGTCATACAGAAACCGCCGCAGGGGTAGCTGGCTTGATTAAAGTAGCATTATCGCTGAAACAGGGTCAAATTCCGCCCAGCTTACACTTTAATACTCCCAATCCACAGGTCGATTTTGCAACCTTGCCGTTGCGCGTACAGACGAAACTTGCGCCCTGGACCCCTCAATCTAAGCCAGCTTTAGCAGGAGTAAATTCCTTTGGCTTTGGTGGCACGAATGCGCACGTGGTCGTGGAGGCTGCGCCAGTTAGGCAAAGAAAAAGGGAACAGGGGACAGGAAACAGGCATCGGGGTTGGCATCTGTTAACGCTTTCTGCAAAGAATGAGGCGGCGTTGAGAGAGATGGCGCAGCGCTATGTTCAGTTTCTGCAAGCCCATCCAGAAACAACGATCGATGATCTGTGTTTTACGGCAAATACAAAGCGATCGAGATTTCAGCATCGGCTGGCGGTGGTGACGGAATCGGTGGAGCAGTTACAGCAGCAGTTGAGTGCGTTTGCAACTGGTGTTGAAGCAGCCAGTGTCTTTCATCATGTGACAACGGACGGAGCACCACGACTGGTGTTTTTATTCACAGGACAAGGTTCACAGTATGTAGACATGGGGCGGCAATTATATGAGACAGAACCTGTATTTCGCCAAGCGCTCGATCGCTGTGATGCCATTTTGCAATCGGAACTCGATCGATCGTTGCTATCTGTGCTTTACCCAGATCTCAATCTTGTAAACAAAAAACCCAAAAAGAAAGAAAAGAAACAGAACAGCAAAAAGAATCATTTTATTACTGATTCAGCGACTACTTTAAATCAAACAATTTACACGCAGCCAGCCCTTTTCGCGATTGAGTATGCTTTGGTGGAATTGTGGCGATCGTGGGGGATTATACCAGCGGCTGTTATGGGGCACAGTGTTGGGGAATACGTCGCGGCATGTGTGGCAGGAGTCTTCAGCTTGAAGGATGGATTGAAACTAATTGCGGCACGCGGGCGCTTGATGCAAGCATTACCTCAAAATGGGGCAATGCTATCGGTTCTAGCGGATGAAACCACGGTTCGATCACATCTTGTCAATCATTCTACTGTGTCGATCGCAGCCTTGAATGGATTGCATAGCACAGTCATTTCAGGACATCAAGAGGCAATTACGGCGATTGAACACACGCTTCAAACTCAAGGTATCAAAACCACTCGTCTGAATGTCTCCCATGCTTTCCACTCTCCGTTGATGGAACCGATATTAGCTGAGTTTGCCAAAGTAGCAGCTAAGGTGAAGTATGATGTGCCTAAGTTGCCAATAGTATCGAATGTTACAGGGCAATTCATTACTGGCGACGTTGCAACACCTGACTACTGGTGTCAGCACATTCGTCAGCCTGTGCAATTTAGTCGCGGTATGAATACCCTACATCAACAGAACTATCAAGTATTTCTGGAGATTGGTGCTAGTCCAACGCTTTTAGGATTGGCGCGGGGCTGTTTACCACAGCCTGAGAAAATTTGGCTACCGAGTCTTCGTCCTGGGCAATCCGATGAACAAACGCTATTGCAAAGTTTAGGAATTCTATATGGAAATGGTGCTCCAATTGATTGGACTCAATTGACGAATAATACTAATACCACTCAACAGATTCTACCTATTCCAACTTATCCATTTCAACGCCAGCGTTACTGGTGGGACGAAGCGATATTACCGGGAATGCGAAATCGATCGCAATCAAATAATGAACTAACATCATTTCATCCATTGTTGGGAGAGCGGTTGCTATTAGCTGGAAGCTCAGAGTTGCGTTTTCAGGTTCAAGTCAGTGCCCAACATCCCACGTATTTGCGCGATCATTGCGTGCTAGGGCAACCCGTCTTTCCAGCCGCCGCTTACGTCGAGATGGCATTAGCCGCAGGCCAGCAGGTGATGAAGACGGAACAATTGACAATCGAACGATTAACGATCGAACAACCCTTGTTGCTGCATTCATCGACATTCACAACTATACAAATTTTGCTTGCTCCAGAGGGCACAAGATATTTATTTAAGATTTTCAGTTTTGACGCTGATTTGAATCAAGCTGACACGGCAACTTGTCATGCAACTGGAACGATCGCAACTCATGAAAAACCATCAAAATCGGCAATGCATTTCGCGGAACTTAGAACAAGCTTTTCTAATTCTGCGGTCGATCGAGATAGTTACTATCAACAATTACGAAATCAAGGATTACACTACGGTGAGAAATTTCAAGGAATCATTCAACTTTGGCATAAAGCTGGACAAGCATTCAGCCAAATTCAGTTGCCAGATACCCGAACGGATACCGATTGTTACTACCTTCACCCAACTGTACTAGATGCCTGTTTTCAAACGATTGCTGCTATCTTACCCCCCCTCGATCGCGGCACCTATTTACCTACTAGTATCGATCGATTACAGGTGTATCGCCCTGCCGGAAAAAGTGCGTGGAGTCATGTGACGCTTGAACCCGCTACAAATGGCTCTTATGCTGGATCTTTGAAAGCGAATTTACAGCTATTCAATGAATTAGGCGCGATCGTCGCTGAAATTGAAGGACTAACCTTGCAATTCGTGGCATTTGCTTCGCTGCACCAGTTAGTTAGTTCCAATCCATTGTGGCCCAGTGTTACTACTGAGCAATGGTTCTATCAAATAGAGTGGCAACCGCGACCGCTGCCTGATCAACAAACCAATCAGAATCGTGATGGTTTTCGCACGCCTCAACACTGGCTGATTTTTGCTGATCGGCAAGGCGTTGGTACAACACTGGCTGATCAGCTACAAGCACAGGGCGATCGATGTGTGCTAGTGTTTGCGAAATCCTCTGCTTCAGCCTCGCTACCACAGCGCGTGGCTCAGTCGTTGACAATTGATCCGATCGTAATTGATCCAACTAAGGCGATTGAATTCCAGCAGTTGTTTACCAATTTGTCTAATTTATCTGCAACCACAGCAGATGCTTACGGCGTGATTCACCTATGGAGTTTAGATTCAGAATCTTGTGAGACCAGTCATGAGGATGGGCTGTTGGCGCTGCAAACGGCTCAAGAATTGGGTTGTGGCAGTATTCTTCATTTGATTCAAGCCTGGGGACAGACAAAATCTGTACGATTGTCTCGATTGTGGCTAATCACACAGGAAACTCAAAGCGTGACGGCCGAGCCATTGATGGTAACTACCCCGCGGCAATCAATTCAGCAAGCTAGTATCTGGGGCTTAGGACGAGTGATTCAACTAGAGCATCCAGAGTTGAATTGTGTTTGTGTTGATATAGATGCATCTTACAATCAACATCCAGGTTCATCTCTGGTCGCTCTGATTTTACAAGAAATCTATCATAATTATTCAAAAAAAGTAATCTCGACAAATCAAATTGCTTATCGTAACCGCGTTCGCTATGTTGCTCAGTTGGTTCCATTTGATCGCAATTATCCCCCTGGAAACGCTCTTCAAATTCCTGATGCACCTGCATTTCGCTTAGGAACATCTAATGATGGCGTGCTCGACAACCTAGCTCTTATTTCTACCGATCGCCGATCGCCCCAACCTGGTGAAATCGAAATTCAAATCAGTGCAGCGGGTGTGAATTTTCGTGATGTGCTGAATGCGTTGGGAATGCTGAAGCCACACTTGGAACAGGTGGGTGTTGTCAATGCCAATGAAATTCCGTTTGGGGGCGAATGTGCTGGACGAGTTGTAGCGGTGGGAGCAGGCGTAACGGATTTTCAGATTGGTGATGAAATCATCGCAGCCCCCGCGATCGGCAGTTTAGGGCAGTTTGTTACGGTAGACGCCCGATTTGTAGCACGGAAACCCCGCGCACTAAGTCCGGTGGCCGCAGCCACGATTCCTACCACATTTCTCACGGCCTACTATGGGCTATGTCGGTTGGCAAAATTGCAACGGGGCGATCGGGTACTGATTCATGCAGCGGCCGGCGGCGTGGGACAAGCAGCAGTACAGCTAGCCAAATCGGTGGGCGCAGAGATTTACGCCACCGCCAGCCCTAGTAAATGGGAGTTTTTGCGATCGATTGGTATCACCCACCTATTCAATTCTCGTGATTTGGAGTTTGCCGATCAGATTTTGCGTCTTACCCAAGGACGTGGCGTGGATGTGGTGCTAAATAGCCTCAACGGGGATTTTATTGCCCAAAGTTTGGCTATTCTTGCCCCCAAGGGGCGCTTTGTCGAAATTGGCAAGATTGGTATCTGGAGCACCGAGCAGGTACGACAAGCACGATCGGACGTTGCCTATTTTCCGTTCGATTTACTGGAGGTGGCGCGTCAAACTCCCGCAATGATCGCTGATCTGCTGCAAGCCTTGATGCCGTTGTTTGATCAGGGCAGCTTGCATCCGTTACCCCATACGGTGTTTCCAATCGAATCGGCTCCTGCGGCTTTTCGCTATATGGCACAAGCGAAGCACATTGGCAAAGTGGTGCTGACGGTGCCCCCACCTGCATCTGCGTGGATTGTCCAATCTGAGAGTAGTTATCTGATCACAGGAGGATTAGGAGCGCTGGGATTGCAGGTAGCGCAATGGTTGGTACGGCAGGGCGCAACGCACTTAATTTTAGCTAGCCGTCGATCGCCCTCAGCCTCAGCCATGCAAACGATTCAGCAATTAGAGCAGTCTGGAGCTAATATTGTGATTGCTCAAGCTGATATATCGCAACGGGAAGAAGTCGATCGTTTGTTAAGCTCCACTGTGCCAATTCGGGGCATTATTCACGCGGCAGGCGTGCTGGATGATGGAGTTTTGCAGCAGCTATCGTGGCAGCGGTTCCAGCAAGTCTTGGCTCCTAAGGTGACGGGCACATGGAATCTGCATCAAGCTTCGCAAAATCTGCCGTTGGACTTCTTTGTTTGCTTTTCCTCGATCGCGTCGCTGCTTGGCTCACCCGGACAGGGTAGCTATGCGGCTGCGAATGCATTCATGGATGCGCTCATGCACCATCGCCGTCAGATCGGGCTACCCGGTCTGAGCATTAACTGGGGACCTTGGGCTAAGAGCGGTATGGCAGCCGAGTTGACTGATCGCTATCAGTCCCGACTATCGTCGCAAGGACTGAAGCAAATTGACCCACAACAAGGATTGCAGGTGCTAGAAACGCTACTGAGACAACGTCATACTCAAGTTGGTGTTTTGCCTGTGGACTGGGCAATATTTCTAGAGGCGAATCCAATGGCATCATCTACTTTTCTGTCAGCTTTGGCATCAACCACACGGATTGCCTCAACCGCCTCAACGACACAACCGCGATCGGAATTGTTGCAACAGCTTGAGAGGATGGGACCGAGCGATCGATTGCTGCTACTACAAGATCATCTGCGGATGCAATTGTCCAAAGTACTTGGATTTAGCTCCCCTGACTTGATTGATCCACAGGAGAATTTTGCTGATTTGGGCATGGATTCTCTTATGGCAGTGGAATTTAATAATCGGTTGCAAACTAGTTTGAACTATACCATTCCCCAGACTCTGACGTTCGATTATCCCACAGTAGAATTATTGGCGAACCATTTGCTGAAAACTATCCTGGAAATCCCTATTACCATTGCAGGATCAAACTTGTCTCCATCTAGTTCATCGACAGATATATACAAAATCAACCGATTAAACCAAGATCAGTCTAATCAATCCAAACATATTGAATCCAAAAGTGATCGATCAGCCAACTCCACTCAGTCCGCTCTGCCTCTACTACTTCATTCAGCCCAGTTATCGTATATCCCTGAAGGATATTATCAGTTTGATAAATCTATAGAATATCAAAATCTTCAAAAAGATTTAGATCGGCTAAAAGAACTGGGCAATCCTTTCTTTGTTGTGCAACAAGGAACAGCTAGAGATACAACTTGTGTCAATGATCAAACCTTAATTAACTACTCTAGCTACAACTATTTAGGCATGTCAGGAGATCCGATCGTAATTCAAGCAGTGAAAGCTGCAATCGATCGCTATGGTACGTCGGTTTCCGCAAGTCGTGTTGTGTCGGGAGAACGCCCCATTCACCGAGAACTAGAACAAGAAATTGCTAGCTTCCTAGGAACTGAAGATTGCATTGCTTATGTTGGCGGGCATTCCACTAACGTCACCACGATTGGACACTTATTGGGTGAACGAGATTTGATTCTTTGTGATGCCCTCAGCCACAACAGCATTCGCGAGGGTTGTGCCTTGTCTGGGGCGGCTGTAATGAATTTTCCTCACAATGATTGGCAATCGTTAGAACAAATTTTGTCCCAGCATCGTCACCATTATGAGAAAACTTTAATCGCTATTGAGGGCCTTTATAGTACCGATGGTGATATTGCACCATTACCAGAAATTGTCAGTCTAAAGCACCACTACAAAAGCTTATTGCTGGTAGATGAAGCCCATTCCATTGGAGTCTTGGGAAACCGGGGTCGAGGCGTCGCTGAACACTTTCAAATGGATTCAACGCAGGTAGATTTGTGGATGGGAACTCTGAGCAAATCATTCGCTAGCTGCGGTGGCTACATTGCCGCCAGCCAAGCGATCGTCACCTATCTGAAATATACCGCACCAGGATTTGTCTTCAGCGTGGGCATGTCTCCAGCTAACGCAGCGGCGGCCCTTGCTTCCATTCGCTTATTGAAGCAAGAACCCGAACGAGTAAAACAATTACACGATCGAGCCAATTTGTTTTTAACCTTAGCAAAACAACACAACCTTAACACAGGGGCTAGCCACAATTCGCCGATTATTCCTGTGATTGTCGGTGAACCACACAAAGCCGTGCAGTTATCCCATCGCCTACAGGCACAAGGTATTCATGTTCAGCCAATGGTATATCCATCGGTTCCTTACCATGCGGCCCGGTTACGCTTCTTTGTTTCTTGTCTGCACAGTGAAGAGCAAATTCATGAAACAATCGATCGAGTAGCCGATGCCATTCACTGGGTGGAGAGAATAGGGAATACTTCGGAGCAGCACATTTAG